The genomic region AAGCACGTTGGTGTCTCGCTTGAGCACCAATTGTCCGTCCAGTTATTGGAGTGTCCGTGTAAATTTGATCAATCACAAAAGAGTTCTCAAGAAGGAACGTGACTACGATAAAATATTGCACCATTTTGTTCACGAAGAGGAAGATCCATTCGTGGTTAAGATTCGTTCGATgctcttaaaaaataaaagaatgtatttttttcttgatggTTTGGACGAAATAGACAGTGACTGCCTTCAAGTCGTTTTGGATGCTGTTAAGCACATTTCTTCGTTGGGTCATCGGGTGTGGATTACTTCACGGGAAAATTTGGAGCAAAGAGCGTCGCGAAGCCTAAACATATTTCCTATAAAAATTGAAGAACTGACAGAAGAGCAGCAGAAAGCATACATCCAAAAACGTCTACAGAATATGTACCAAGAAGATGAAGTTGAACACATTACCAATAAAATATACGCCAACGTGGATATCGTTAACAGTCGACACTTGTTAGGAATCCCTTTACAGTTGTTCATGgttacagaaaattttcgcgaCAACAAAGATTTATGGAGAGAACCCGACCaagaaatttttgtgttgacGAAAATGTATAAGATATTTTTCCAAGGAAAGAAGATGCATCAACTTCGAAAAGTAGGAGTCCACGAACACGAGGACCAGATCGGATTTGACTTTGATCTGTATTTGGAACAATACGAATTGCTAGCACTGAAGTCTTGTCTGGACAGCACAACTTTCGACAAGTTAAAGATCAATTTGGGAAAGAGTCAAAActtcttggaaaaattaaaaaccggGGATCCGTTTGGAATAGTCAGTGGAGTGACCGACGATAATCAAGTCATCTTCAGCCACCAGACTTACGCAGAGTATTTTGCGTGTGCTTGGCTGAAGAATAATCTGGACAAGGTTTCGCTGCTGCAAGACGACTtgtttaccaaaaaaaatcaaaatctgAAGTTCATGTTTGATATCATGTTGGCGGAAAAAAGTGCACTTCACTTGGCTGTAATCTATAGAGATACCGATGtagttttaaaacatttgGACAAGAGTGAAGTGAAAGATGAAGGTGGTCGAAGTCCACTACAGTTGTTGTGCACTTATGGTGTCGAACATCCTCCTTTGTGGAAACAAGTAAACACTTTGTTTtccttttacaaaaaaaaacacgtttcctataattattatgatgaaaattacaTCGAAGAAGTCTCTACACCGTACAaagaaatattcaaaatgttgtcacattgtaatgtatttcaaaacgaCGACATTTTTGAATGGAACTGTCTCGACTACGCAATTCAACTCCACAACTTGTTCGCTGTAGAAAAACTTTTAGAAAGATTTGGAGACTCGATAAACcttgaaaaattattcaaacatTATGGCAGTATTACACTTGCGTATTATTCTTCACAGTTGggttatctaaatttattaggtGCTGCGATTCGAAAAGACTCAAAAGTTCTATCAGTGAAATTTGGAACATGCAATTTGACATTGTTGCACGTGGCCATCATTAGAATTAAAAGGAGTAGCAAATTTGGACAAATTAAAATCGAGGAAATCATAAAAGGGATCACAACGTTAATAGATCGTGGTTTAGATGTCAACAGCCAATGTGGCTGTGAGAGAACCGCTTTGCATTTGGCTTCTGAACTTGACGACGAAGCGATCGTTAAATTCTTACTGGAACGAGGAGCAAATATCAATTTGACTGATGACTGTAGACGGAACGCACTACATTATGCTTTCAGAAATTATAAAGTAAATATGAGAATAGTAAAACTCTTGATAGATAAAGGGATAGATACGAAAGCCAAAGATAAGAATGGAAGAACTGCATTACATCTTTGTTGCATAAAAGGATACTACGATCCTTTGATAATGTTGCTTAATCATGGTCGTCACGCGCAGGTTGCCATTAAAAAGAAACGAAACcttttacataaaatatttagacAAAGCAAaccaaataaagaaattatgaGCTCGCTGATCAGTAAAGGCGCAGAGGTGAATGGTAAAGACCTTTATGGATGCACTCCCTTGCATTATGCTTGCGATCTTCATTCGTTAGAATCATCCCTTCTGTCTGGGGAAGACGTTAATGCTACAAACGACAATAAGGTGAAAAAAATTCATCCCATGAAAATAATATCTTTATTGCTAGAGAATGGTGCGAATGTAAACGCTAAAGATTCAGTTAACCGAAGTGTACTTCACTATACCGCCATCAAAAGAAATTATGATTGTATAAAGGTGCTACTTGATCACGGTGCTGACATTAATGCTGTTTGTGATTTCGGGAAGACTGTGTTACATGAAGCCTTCGAAGAAACATACTATTTGCCCGATGTTGAGGTAATTCAGTTGTTGTTAAGTCGCGGTGTTGACGCCAACAAGCGAGATAAGAAACAAAAAACTGCTCTAGATTATGCTGTAACACGGCGTGGATCAGAAAATATAGAATGGCCTGAATACCATCACATCCTGAAGATAATGTTTGATGCTAGAATACACGAACAGTTGGTGTCTACTGACTATGTAACATTTCTTCACCACGCTGTTTACGATGGAAATTGTGTTGCCGTGGAATTATTTCTAGCACTTGGATTAGATCTGAATAATATAGACGTCAACAACGCAGAATACCCTTTATACTTTGCAGTCGAAAATGAACATCTTCGGAGTGATCTTTTACTGAAAATGACCAAGTTTATACGAGATCATAAAACacgttacaaaaatttttttgtcaaaaatcaCGTAATTCTTGAACCTTTAAAGGAATATTTCTCAAATGGCTGAATccgtaagttttttttatctatttatttctttttcaaaaagatacAGTAGGTAGGTACTTGTTGAATAGAAAGCGATATCTGTGTGTCGAAATATTTATAGTCGTTCAAGAATCCCAACGTTATATTGCTTCTTGCTTTATTGTTAATAAGTTAAACACCTTAACAAATAAGCTGCTAAAGAAACAGGTCCATCTTTGGTCTGAGTTATTCAACAGGACAATCCAATTTTAAGTTTTGTATTCATAAACGTTTATTAATCCGTAATTATTAAGCATTAGATGTagatttactaaaaaaaattctggttcaGCAGGTTTGAACggtgacaaaaaattttattaacaaccTCTGCCTTTGAGAACATGGTAGAAATACCAAGTAGTCCCTCTTGAGCTGAACTGTGGCTTTCTCACCAAAAAGTCTCAAATAATAATCTTCTCATTACTGAAGTCAAAGTGCAATAGAACGTTCGTATTCTTGGAGAGACTATACAAATAATTGGTACCATGTCCTGTTTGTTTTAACCATAAAATCAATCAGATCTGCACAGAAAGTATTCCATTGTTCAAAATAAGTCACACTGTTAATTTTCTGTTTGAAATGACATCTTTAACAAATTTACGTTATGATATATTTAGGTAGATACATAAACTGTTGcagattgttttaattttaaaaaaattcattgataGTAATGTCagctattttttattctttcctCAATATACGGCGATATCATGATGACATATCTAGAATATTGTAACTTTCAACGTGTCTTATGCTTCTACATTGCACTgacaaaaagttttgttatGTCTTGAGCatgtaatgtttattttttatcactaaaaatgtttttctaggTGTCGATTAATAATTactgttaaaatttattaattatactTTTATACCTATTTATTGACGAAGCTTTTTGCATCATCTTACCTACATTAACGGTTAACCAGACAACATGCCATATACTGATACGGGAAAGATGGGGAATTGCAATTAActaagtttaaaaaattattttgaagtgcAGGAAAGGAATaatcgattaaaaaaattgaatttattagcccacaataatagtatattatgatacgagtcttataagaagcattttatcgcacgcacgggtttagagcacgacgagcgtagcgaggagtgccctaaaaagtaagtgcgataaaatgccttataaacgagatgtcatacaatatttgttctactttgccactttttcaatgaaaaaaaatttaaaaaattttaaaacggTTAAAGTTGAAGAattccacccaaggtcacgtctgcggtctgTCGCGACACTACAGTATCCGTcaacatgaaaaaattaaatttcactgtttttagtattactattatatcacgccttttcctattacgatacgcaaaacagtatcgtaatagcGTCAGTACGAAGGCGAAGtagaaaaatactataacacccttgggatttttttttatcaaaacaaaaattatattcataaaaaaatgaaacccAAAACATACTTGATCGCCATTGCCAACCACGCGTCGGGTAATGGCAATCGGTGACGGtagtcacaaaaaaaatattacggtTTGCAAAAATCGCATCTTCACGTTTTCTAATCCTGTGCACGCAAAATGTGCCAACTTTTTGCAAGACATGCAGCAAACCCATACTTCTTTACGAGTATCTTGCCCAAATTCTTCACAACACATTCATAATTATGTCATTTTTGTTGCCCTCTATTTCTATTTCTGATTCGCTTTCTAAAGAAAGCTCATCGGAAGACGATTCATCGGATTAACTTTTGAATAAtcttttcttaaataatttattttttctagtcTTGCTCTTTGCAGTCATTTTCACTGGAGTTGATTTGTTAAGGGTAATTGCGATCATGTGATTCACGTAATTATCTGTTGAAACTAGATCGGAAATCATTCCGCATGCGGGTCGGTAAGAATAAATACATACCTAATTAATTTCtaagacaatttaattataacaATTATTACTTAATATTTCAGTAACCTTTTCTCTGATGCTGCCTGGCAAGTTGTCCAAAATGTTAATGAAACGGCAACAAAAAACATGGCTCTGTGTTGTGTGCAATTCagaaatttggaattttgatatactattgcgggcaaaaaaagtgggacatcaaatttctgtcagttttgaaaaattcgatgtagtgcaagctttattgtcatttttttgacacaatGCCGGCTGACAGtttagaaatttattttatacacctattttccttttccaaatgccctcttcttttgataaaggtagattttgattggaactttgcattaaataaatttcactaCGTGCGTAgatacttacaatcattccctgcaacctacaatacttaatgagaacgtcaatcaattcaaagtagggttagaatcagataagTGTTATTTCGCATttaaagtcaagacaatgacgttgatgtcccactttttttgcccgcaatagtacttaGGTATATTTTGAGGTTGGGGTACAgacttcttcttttttttgtagaacgGCAgatcgtatttttacaagggtaatgcaaaggtatactccgtactctgatagattgcacgttttttgacagaagacagacacagaaactggtttggcgggaattaatctgcagggatacaacggttttctacataacgtgaaacaattgagatggagagtttagtatttttcactgctttatgttttggaactagaatttaaaaacgtgcaatctatcaccgtacggagtataACTAGATGAAgatcattttgttccacactaCCACACTGTAAAACtctataatttaaattttgtgctGCTGAAGATCTACATATaaaacttcttttttttgttaatgatGTCTTCtgtgttaaaaatgtatttttattttcgaatcgTATACTTAATACATAATGTTTTGTGCTcagaatttattatatttttctagTTTTAGTATTAATATATTTACCCTTTTTGAATAAACATTATACCgggatattaaaaattatcttggtcaaaggtggtCATGGATTGGAAAACGTCCGTCTCAATTTATTTAGTGTGACGATTTCTTCGGTACGAACGATTGGCCTACCAGCACCTTTTTTATGAGTCACAGAGTCAGTTTCGCGAAACACACCaacacaatttgtaaaaatcctTCGACATTACTGCAAAGTATgggaaaaaatacaaaataaaactatctGAGAGatcttgacattcaaaaaatgattgacaCAAATGCTTggacaattatttgaaaatccatGACCACATctgaccaagataatttttgatatcccacctaagactttcgagcctaatatcttggttatttgccaacggatttttatgaaatttaaaatgcagatattttagacggtgaagagtaaaatcccacccaagtcttaaaaacgtaatttttacatgcctttttaaaatgttaaatcacttaagatttatatcaaaaaactaatcgtcaataaaaaatgctatgAAGAGAAACTTGTCCTTGAAAAAcgtctgatttgcaaaaaaaaaaatttaaagtattttcaataaatttatacaattttacttttcttttaaggagtgtacaaaatgttgctcaTCAATAATTTCACAAGAtgactgctcaaataccttcaaaatttagatcaaatttttaacaaaatctaattttttggTTGGATCAGACGATTTAGTTAATTATTTGTGTAgacatgtattttttaatgtttaacaatttaataataatccgTTTAATGTTCAATAAAGAAACGTGTGTTAAAGTTACCtgttttaacttttaataTCACTAATTGAATCTTTACCGTCTGACATATCTAGATTTCTTAGATGGGACACCCTGTACTACTACTGCAACtgttgttgttgatgttatcACCTCCACCTTGCATATTTGAACTTCACTGGGCCGAGATCCGTATATAGGCGAGTATTGCCCATCCCATCTAGATGCAAATATTACGTTCCCAGCCGGGATTTAAATAATCCCGGTCATCGATGACGTCACTTGCATGATGTCGTAACAAAACCGGGATTCGTATGAACACCGGAGCCGGGAGGCTAGTCACAGCGTTATACGAATGATAAACAAGACATTTCAAGTTAAACTAATGTAatgcattttttgtttttaaataaagacaGTAAAGACATatgaaaagattttttgttaatcagtttacaagtaaaatttaggaatgacagtttttttgaacatttttgttaGACAAAAGAACAATTCAACTTGAACTTGCAAATAttttgtctaatttaatgAACTTTATCAAGGTATATCACGTTTGTTATAGATTAATTACTACAAAACGAGGTTTaggaatattaaaataaaactgaataaattaaattttcggcgacaaaaatttaagatgaATAACTTCCCCAAAAGGCACCTGTTTGCTAGCACTCTGCGGCGATCACTCAAACTACACTTTGTGCTCTTTTTAAATTCGAGCAGAAATCTATGTATTGTGCGTCGAAGCTCGTTTAGATGGCGCTGCAAACGCAACACCTGGATCAAGTTCCCGGCAGGACCAACATAAAGatcatttgaattttgaagcacttctcacgatttatttatcaataattgcacgaaatatttaataattaaattatccttaTTAAAAAAGGCtcgaaaaaagcgaaataacgaaattagtACCCAACATATAACCGGtgtggtgtaacacgagtcgcTCATTTGCACGGATGAAAGATGTCAAAATCTAAATAGCAAGTTGGCaagatttgaaaattgtaagtttgaaaattgtcattttactgtacCTAATtgcagcaaaaaaaaaaaaagagttcacggttgattttttttttgtgatggcACTAAAGGCCCAGTTGGCGACTTCGACTTCGTCTCAGTCTTTAATCTTAACACAAAAAgtctcacttctactcttaatgaaataatctacagtgtggaataaaatgatttacatctataCCGTAGCCGTCGTAAGAGATAGCCGTGCTGAGAAAAAGGCAACGCCGCAACGCTCGCCTCTAGCGGACCGGCACTCGGCACTTCGCAGACGTACTTACATAAATGTCGAAAACGTGTGAGGCTGTAATTATTGCATAtcactaaaattaacaatttatttaactcaaaaaattcaaatacaatAAGGGAATTTGAGAAAAAACCCCACTTTGTCAATAAActatatttttaatacaaaaaccGCAAGTACATTTACTTGCTATACGAAACGATTTAGCAAGGAAATATATCTAGGTAGGTATATTttgtatgaaaaaaattatttattgtccaGCAAGAACCACGTGGAGGTGTAGGGCCATCTCCTGCCAGGAgaaaggagaaagaagaaCGGAAAATGGATTCTTCACaacataaatacatatatagATAAAAggtaatataaaattaaattaaatccttcaaaaaataaaaaaagaaacaaaaaataaaataaattcttcaaaacaaaaatatacagtatgttattgaaatgcgttaagaaaatttaaacggtaataaaactcatcaaaacaaatgcaGGTAACAggtaatataaaa from Tenebrio molitor chromosome 8, icTenMoli1.1, whole genome shotgun sequence harbors:
- the LOC138137584 gene encoding uncharacterized protein translates to MDQDCDNKEKLKVDEQITLQKQCTEEVKQQESPCSRTHYEHYEKAPNLWGKKTTYEKQKGVSMFASTRKCFGSSSQLRFDFYKKRAGTTDLGKDYEKLMCALFALKFSTSDIVADFEMKTNSDDCGDFDDVVLKVTFVDGQSEMFLLQLKHSENMKKVTEKKLAATNGDFSLPKYIKSIRNFENTKNVSFILYTNLSTSIESSSKFCLQIENMKNKIEKNEEIVVKELQDLDSKKLLLINKKEISDKKKGTKVFQFELNQSSGSVEGLGDYLKRFYFFAQQTNTTGAQSLINAMLKEKCGIIDATYSSSFIQFMETWWSGNFILTKYDVVAKLAEITLTPFIQTISDRKCNEKSKLLREAILKFDMTIVRDTNEEVIANIWNETASDDEINFTSLKYGLRFMGFKDLPSKARSKVLWHLNKIPLIVKAEECHETQVKHAIRLLEKVEKKKVVLLGNATKEEFPGWKVFQDLSDLPIEGVYADIIKHFAVSLQGRPPIFLDQLLNFDQRNDRIIETTELIKMTQEVIQIGGKQEEAFETYIPRSVSTITLNISKTLQSCKTDDSLLIICNVSQPWNEAIRQLDLHVMELDQYLEERKKCDVLLTNNKWPQVPFNDICEKTKRNVHLLQVFDDKSCTSVLSKKKIFSMEIMKSEGARVDEMEIFTYLDHPLNVICSPPGMGKSTLVSRLSTNCPSSYWSVRVNLINHKRVLKKERDYDKILHHFVHEEEDPFVVKIRSMLLKNKRMYFFLDGLDEIDSDCLQVVLDAVKHISSLGHRVWITSRENLEQRASRSLNIFPIKIEELTEEQQKAYIQKRLQNMYQEDEVEHITNKIYANVDIVNSRHLLGIPLQLFMVTENFRDNKDLWREPDQEIFVLTKMYKIFFQGKKMHQLRKVGVHEHEDQIGFDFDLYLEQYELLALKSCLDSTTFDKLKINLGKSQNFLEKLKTGDPFGIVSGVTDDNQVIFSHQTYAEYFACAWLKNNLDKVSLLQDDLFTKKNQNLKFMFDIMLAEKSALHLAVIYRDTDVVLKHLDKSEVKDEGGRSPLQLLCTYGVEHPPLWKQVNTLFSFYKKKHVSYNYYDENYIEEVSTPYKEIFKMLSHCNVFQNDDIFEWNCLDYAIQLHNLFAVEKLLERFGDSINLEKLFKHYGSITLAYYSSQLGYLNLLGAAIRKDSKVLSVKFGTCNLTLLHVAIIRIKRSSKFGQIKIEEIIKGITTLIDRGLDVNSQCGCERTALHLASELDDEAIVKFLLERGANINLTDDCRRNALHYAFRNYKVNMRIVKLLIDKGIDTKAKDKNGRTALHLCCIKGYYDPLIMLLNHGRHAQVAIKKKRNLLHKIFRQSKPNKEIMSSLISKGAEVNGKDLYGCTPLHYACDLHSLESSLLSGEDVNATNDNKVKKIHPMKIISLLLENGANVNAKDSVNRSVLHYTAIKRNYDCIKVLLDHGADINAVCDFGKTVLHEAFEETYYLPDVEVIQLLLSRGVDANKRDKKQKTALDYAVTRRGSENIEWPEYHHILKIMFDARIHEQLVSTDYVTFLHHAVYDGNCVAVELFLALGLDLNNIDVNNAEYPLYFAVENEHLRSDLLLKMTKFIRDHKTRYKNFFVKNHVILEPLKEYFSNG